TCTCGGCGGTGCTCGCCTCGATGCGTTCGCTGCGTACCTCGCTGGTCGTCTTCGACACCGCCGTGGTGGATCTGACCGACCAGCTCAGTGACCCGGTGGAGGTGCTGTTCGGCACCCAGCTCGGTGGCGGCACCGACATCAACCGGGCGATCGGCTACAGCCAGGGGCTGATCACCCGCCCCCGGGACAGCATCTTCGTGCTGATCAGCGACCTGTACGAGGGCGGTGTCCGGGCCGAGATGCTGCGTCGGGTCGCCGCCATGGTCGAGGCCGGGGTGCAGGTGGTGGTGCTGTTGGCGCTCTCCGACGAGGGCGCGCCCGCGTACGACCACGAGAACGCGGCGGCGCTCGCCGCGCTCGGCGTACCCGCCTTCGCGTGCACGCCGGACGCCTTTCCCGACCTGATGGCCGCCGCGATCGAACGCCGGGACCTGCGGGCGTTCGCCGAGCGGTTCGCCGGTCGTTGAGCGGCGGCAGGCTGGGCGACGGCTGATCCCGCCTGGCACCGGCATGGTGGACGACCACGTTCGCACCCCTGCGACCGTCCCACTGTGCCGGTGCCCGACGGAGTTCAGCGGCCGCCGGTCGGTCCCGCTGTCGCGACGGCGGGCGGCGCGGCCGGGTCGAGGTCGCGGGCGAGTACGTCCTCGACCGTCTCGCCCCGAACCAGCACCTGGGCCCGGCCGGCGTTGACCGCCACCAGCGGCGGCCGGGGCACCAGGTTGTAGTTCGAGGCGAGACTGAGCTGGTACGCGCCGGAGCACGGAATCGCCAGCAGGTCACCGGCGCGCAGGTCGCCCGGCAGGGGCGCGTCCTGGACCAGCACGTCACCGGACTCGTCGTGCCGGCCGACAACCGTGGTCCGTTGCTCCTGGGCGCGGCTGAGCCGGCCGAGCAGGACGGCGGTGTAACGGGCGCCGTACAGGGCTGGGCGGGGGTTGTCGCTGAGCCCACCGTCGACCGCGACGAGCTGGTGACCGTCGGGGTCGCGGCGTACGGCGAGCACCCGGTAGAGCGCCACCCCGGCACGGGCCACGATCGCCCGGCCCGGTGCGACGCCGAGTCGGGGGACCGGCAGGTTGTGCTCGTCGCAGGCGACCCGGAGGACCTTGCGGGCCCGGGAGGCGAACGCCTCGAGGGCGAACTGGCCGTCGGTGTCCGTGCCCGGAACGGCGTGCCCGCCACCGATGTTGATCTCGCTGAGCTGGGTCCCGTGCCGCTGCGCCAGGGCCGCCATGGTCGCCACCAGGTGACTGATCGCACGTTCGTAGCCACCGAAGCGGGAGGTCTGCGAGCCGAGGAAGAAGTCGAGGCCGACGAGTTCGAGCATGGGCTGGTCGGTGATCCGTCGGACCATCTCGTCCAGGCTGGTGCCGGCCGCCGGTACGCCGAACCGGTCCGTGACCGGTGCCGCCGGCAGCATCGACATGGTGTCGACCCGGCCGGTGTCCCAGTCGGGCAGCACCCGGAGCAGCACCCGCTGCCGGCGGGTCAGCAGCGCGGCCAGCCGCGGAATCTCCGAGCTCGACTCGATCACGATGGTGCCGACGCCGTACTCGAGCGCGGCGGTCAGGTCGATCGGGCTCTTCGCGTCGCCCTGGAGCACGATCCGGTCGGCGGGGAAGCCGACGGCGGCGGCGGTGGCGAGCTGCCCGGCCGAGTGCACGCCGAGGGAGAGCCCCTCCTCGGCGATCCAGCGCAGTAGGCCCCGGCAGGTCAGCGCCTTCGCCGCGTAGACCACGTTGCCGGGTCCGAACGCGGTGGCGTACTCCCGGCAGCGCTGGCGTACGTCCGCCTCGTCCAGCACGTACGTCGGGGTGCCGAACTCCTCGGCGAGTTCGCCCAGGTGCACCTCGCCGACCGAGATCTCGCCGTGGTCGTCCCGGTGGGCCATCGAGGGCCACACCTGACCGGAGAGGTGGGCGGGGAGGGAGGTACGCAGCGAGGGGATGAGTTCCGCGAGAGTCATAGCGGGTCACATTCGGGTTCGGTCGTGTCCCGCTCGAGGATTTCGAGCGGGCGGAGCAGCAGGTGGGTGATGGTTTCCGCAGCGCCGCCACTCAGCCGTAGGGCGGCGACGGCGGCGTTCAGCTCGGGCAGGTTGGCGCAGGAGAGCCGTACCATCAGGTCGATGTCGGCGGCGACCCACCACGCGGCGATCACCCGGTGGTCGCCGCGCAGGTGCCGCGCGAACTGGTCGCCGTCGGTGCTGGCGGCCAGCCGTACGCAGACCAGTGCCTCGATCCCGTCCGACGCGCCCGTGAGCAGGTCATCCGGGCGGGGCCGGGCCGGGGTGCCGGCGTCGCGTCCGGTGCTGGTACGCCGGGGCGTACGACGGGGCAGGGTCGGGCTGTACATGTCCCGATCGTGGCGCCCCGGTGGGTTCCTGACCGCGATCTTCACGCGTTCGCCACGACCCCCGGGGCGATCCCGACGCGTTCTTGACGCCGGTGTGGTGACGGCGTCAGCGTGGCCGTCGACGGCGTAGCGATCGCGTCAAGGCACCGGACGGCGTCGGCACCGCCGTGCTTTTGTTGATCACAGGTGCCCCGCGGGCGATTCGCCCGTACGGCGTACCCGGTGAGTGTCGCCTGCCAACCCCCTCGACGGGCGACCTCGCCGGGTACGCCGGCCCGGGCACCGTGATGGTTCAGGTGGGCAGTGGACGCCGGGCACCGTTGCCGGCGTCCACCAGGTACATGCGCGCCTCGTGCAGGTCGAAGTAGAGCCCGACGAGGGTGAGTTGGTCGGCGTCGAGCCGTCGCCGCACGCTCGGATAGGTCCGTAGGTTGTCCAGCTGTTGCGCCACGTTCGCCAGGGCCTGTCGTTCCAGCATCTGGCGTTCCCGCGCCCGGTGCTCCAGGATCGGATGTTCGGCCGCTGCCGTGTCGTTCGGGTGCGGGTCGTCCCTTCGGACGCCGAGGCGGGCGTGCCGCAGCCACGAGCCGAGGTGGGACTGCGGGGCGACGCCACCGTGTAGCACCGCCCGCATCGCGCCACAGTCGGAGTGCCCGCAGACGGTGATCGTGGAGATGTCGAGTACGTCCATCGCGTACTCGATCGCGGCGCCGACGCTGTGGTCACCGTGGTAGCCGTGTCGGGGCACGATGTTGCCGATGTTGCGCAGACAGAACAGGTCACCCGGGCCGCTCGCGGTCACCAGGTTCGGCACCATCCGGGAGTCGGCGCAGGTGATGAAGAGTTCCCCGGGTCGCTGGCCGTCCCGGGCCAGTTCGGTCAGGTAGGGGCGGACGAGCGGGGCGAACCGGCGCTCGAACTCCCGTACGCCCTCCAGCATGTTCTCGCCGATCCCGTTTCCGCCGGTGGGGCCGGTGCCGGGCGACCTTGCCGGTTCGGCCCTGCCCGGCGTCTGTACGGGTACGACCGCGCCGGTGCGCGCCGCGTGGGCTCTCCCCGGTGCCGCCGTCCCGTCCGGTGTGGGTGTCGTGCCGGTGGCCGACGTCGCCGGTGTCGTGCTGGCCTGCCAGTGCGACCACGGGGCGAGCCAGCGGGGGAGCCGGTCGGGCAGCGTCTTGCGGTTGCCGAGCCGGTCTCGGACCGCCCGGTCGAACCAGCCGTCCAACACTTCCTCCACCCGTACCTGGCCGCCGCCGCGTTCGTAGCCGGTCCGCCACTGTTCGATCACGCCGAAGGCGGCGTGGTCGAGGAAGTCCAGCCGTAGTTCGAGCTGGACCCGGGCGCCGGGTGGCAGCCGTCGCAGTTCGTTGTTGAGCCGACCGGCGCCGAGGAAGAGCAGGGTGCCGGTGATCTGGACCAGGTAGTCGTCGGGACCGCGCCGGTCGACGTCGATGCGCCAGTGGGTGAGCCGGTAGAGCGCCGCGACCAGGGTTACCGCCACGCCGAGCAGCACACCGGTGACCAGGTCGATGAAGACGACCCCGGCCACGGTGACGGCGTACGCGGGCAGCTCCCGGTGCCGCCTCAGGTCGCGTACGTGCGCGACGCTGATCAGTCGGAGTCCGACGATCACGAGCACCCCGGCGAGCGCGGACATGGGGATGAGTTCGAGTATCCCGGTGAGCAGGAGGGCGAAGACGGCGATCCAGATTCCGTGCAGGATCGCCGAGGCGCGGGTACGGGCACCCGCTTCGACATTCGCCGAGCTACGTACGATCACGCCGGTCACGGGTAGGCCACCGAGTGCGCCGGAGACGGTGTTCGCCGCGCCCTGGGCGATCAGCTCACGGTCGAGCCGGGCCCGCGGACCGTCGTGCAGTTTGTCCACCGCGACCGCCGAGAGCAGTGACTCCACGCTGGCGACGACCGCGAGTAGGAGTACGCCGGAGAGCACCGCGGTCAGCGGCGCGTCCGGCCAGTGCGGCAGGCCCAGGTGGCTGAGCGGGTCGTCCGGTAGGGCGACCCGGGTCAGGTCGAGGTCCAGGCCGGTGGCGAGCGCGGTGGCGACGGTGATGGCGATCAGCGGCGCCGGCAGGTATGACAGCCGGATCAGTCGGGGCCAGACGAGCAGAACCGCGACCGTGACGACACCGACCAGGACGGCGGCGTCGTGGTAGCCGACGAGTTGGGCCGGTAGTTCGCTGAGGTTCTCCCAGGCCGAACTCTGTGGGGCGCCACCGAGGACGACGTGCAGCTGGCTGAGCGCGATGACGATGCCGATCCCGGCGAGCATGCCGTGGACGACCGCGGGGGAGAGCATCAGTGCGGCCCGACCCAACCGGCTGAGTCCGAGGATGATCTGGAGCAGGCCGGCCAGGCTGACCATGGCCGCGGTGGCCGTCCAGCCGTGTCGTAGCACCAGGTCGGCAACGATCACCGACAGGCCGGCGGCCGGGCCGCTGACCTGGAGTGGTGCCCCGCCGAGTGCGCCGACCACGATGCCGCCGACCACGGCGGCGATGACGCCGGCGAGCAGCGGCGCCCCGGAGGCCGCCGCGATGCCGAGGGAGAGGGGGACCGCGACGAGGAAGACCACGAACGAGGCCGGTAGGTCGTGGCGGAGCAGCGTACGTCGGAAGGCGGCTGCCCGGTCCCGGTTGGTCGGATCCGGGACGGTCATCGAAGCGGTGCTCTGTGGCTGCCCGGTATCCACCATATTATCCTCCGGGTCGTGACAAGGCTCGGACGAATTGATGACAACAATGAGAACTAATGCCGCGTAAGCGGTCTCATGCCGCTCATCGGGCACATTACCTGGTGAACGCGATCGATAACAGCCTGTGATTTTTGTCGCTCGATGTTGACCACAAATCGCTGAGCTGGGCCGATGGTCCAGATTCCGATCATCCTTTGTGGACTCATCGACTCCGGTGGGCTGCTCGCATGGACGATGACCAACCACAGTGGAGAGCGCCGGGGCGGGCGGCGGGGCGCACCGCGTGGTGCGCGATTCCGGCGTCGGGCCCGGCGGCCGGCGCTCGCTGGCTCCGCAGGCTGGAGGTTCAGCCGTCAGGGGTGGATCGTGACCGGTACTCGTCCGGACGCACCGACCGCACGGCCCGGACGTGGTCGCGGATCGTGCCGATGGTCGCGTCCGACGCCATGATCGCGGCCCGCCAGCGGCGCAGCAGCGCGGTCAGGTCGCGGTGGTGCACCCGCAGTTCGCTGATCTCGCGCTCGGCCGCCAACGCCCGGCCGCGGAACTCCGCGGTCTCCAACTCCAGCTCCGTCACCCGACCGCGCAGTGGCCCCACGATGGTGAGCGCGGTGTCGGTCAGCAACTCCGCGGCGTCCGTCCTGAATCGGCGCCGCCGCAGCGCGATGGTGACGACCGCGGCCACGCC
The Micromonospora pisi DNA segment above includes these coding regions:
- the lysA gene encoding diaminopimelate decarboxylase; its protein translation is MTLAELIPSLRTSLPAHLSGQVWPSMAHRDDHGEISVGEVHLGELAEEFGTPTYVLDEADVRQRCREYATAFGPGNVVYAAKALTCRGLLRWIAEEGLSLGVHSAGQLATAAAVGFPADRIVLQGDAKSPIDLTAALEYGVGTIVIESSSEIPRLAALLTRRQRVLLRVLPDWDTGRVDTMSMLPAAPVTDRFGVPAAGTSLDEMVRRITDQPMLELVGLDFFLGSQTSRFGGYERAISHLVATMAALAQRHGTQLSEINIGGGHAVPGTDTDGQFALEAFASRARKVLRVACDEHNLPVPRLGVAPGRAIVARAGVALYRVLAVRRDPDGHQLVAVDGGLSDNPRPALYGARYTAVLLGRLSRAQEQRTTVVGRHDESGDVLVQDAPLPGDLRAGDLLAIPCSGAYQLSLASNYNLVPRPPLVAVNAGRAQVLVRGETVEDVLARDLDPAAPPAVATAGPTGGR
- a CDS encoding SulP family inorganic anion transporter yields the protein MDTGQPQSTASMTVPDPTNRDRAAAFRRTLLRHDLPASFVVFLVAVPLSLGIAAASGAPLLAGVIAAVVGGIVVGALGGAPLQVSGPAAGLSVIVADLVLRHGWTATAAMVSLAGLLQIILGLSRLGRAALMLSPAVVHGMLAGIGIVIALSQLHVVLGGAPQSSAWENLSELPAQLVGYHDAAVLVGVVTVAVLLVWPRLIRLSYLPAPLIAITVATALATGLDLDLTRVALPDDPLSHLGLPHWPDAPLTAVLSGVLLLAVVASVESLLSAVAVDKLHDGPRARLDRELIAQGAANTVSGALGGLPVTGVIVRSSANVEAGARTRASAILHGIWIAVFALLLTGILELIPMSALAGVLVIVGLRLISVAHVRDLRRHRELPAYAVTVAGVVFIDLVTGVLLGVAVTLVAALYRLTHWRIDVDRRGPDDYLVQITGTLLFLGAGRLNNELRRLPPGARVQLELRLDFLDHAAFGVIEQWRTGYERGGGQVRVEEVLDGWFDRAVRDRLGNRKTLPDRLPRWLAPWSHWQASTTPATSATGTTPTPDGTAAPGRAHAARTGAVVPVQTPGRAEPARSPGTGPTGGNGIGENMLEGVREFERRFAPLVRPYLTELARDGQRPGELFITCADSRMVPNLVTASGPGDLFCLRNIGNIVPRHGYHGDHSVGAAIEYAMDVLDISTITVCGHSDCGAMRAVLHGGVAPQSHLGSWLRHARLGVRRDDPHPNDTAAAEHPILEHRARERQMLERQALANVAQQLDNLRTYPSVRRRLDADQLTLVGLYFDLHEARMYLVDAGNGARRPLPT